Proteins from a single region of Lelliottia sp. JS-SCA-14:
- the glnP gene encoding glutamine ABC transporter permease GlnP: MQFDWSAIWPAIPLLLEGAKMTLWISVLGLVGGLFIGLVAGFARTYGGWIANHIALVFIEVIRGTPIVVQVMFIYFALPMAFTDLRIDPFSAAVVTIMINSGAYIAEITRGAVLSIHKGFSEAGLALGLSRRETIRHVILPLALRRMLPPLGNQWIISIKDTSLFIVIGVAELTRQGQEIIAGNFRALEIWSAVAVVYLIITLLLSFVLRRLERRMKIL, encoded by the coding sequence ATGCAGTTTGACTGGAGCGCCATCTGGCCTGCCATTCCTCTCTTGCTTGAAGGCGCCAAAATGACCCTGTGGATTTCGGTCCTCGGTCTGGTTGGCGGGTTGTTTATCGGCCTCGTGGCTGGTTTCGCTCGCACCTACGGCGGCTGGATTGCTAACCACATCGCACTGGTTTTCATCGAAGTGATCCGCGGGACGCCTATCGTCGTGCAGGTCATGTTCATCTACTTCGCCCTGCCAATGGCCTTCACCGATCTGCGCATTGACCCGTTCAGTGCCGCCGTGGTGACCATTATGATCAACTCCGGCGCCTACATCGCGGAAATCACGCGCGGCGCGGTGCTGTCGATTCATAAAGGCTTTAGCGAAGCGGGTCTGGCGCTGGGTCTGTCTCGTCGCGAGACCATCCGCCACGTGATCCTGCCGCTGGCGCTGCGCCGCATGCTGCCACCGCTCGGTAACCAGTGGATTATCAGTATCAAGGATACCTCGCTGTTTATCGTTATCGGCGTGGCCGAATTGACCCGTCAGGGCCAGGAGATCATTGCCGGTAACTTCCGCGCACTGGAAATCTGGAGTGCCGTGGCGGTGGTTTATCTGATTATTACGCTGCTGCTGAGCTTTGTTCTGCGTCGCCTTGAAAGAAGGATGAAAATCCTGTGA
- the glnH gene encoding glutamine ABC transporter substrate-binding protein GlnH: protein MKSVLKVSLAALTLAFAMSSHAADKKLIVATDTAFVPFEFKQGDQYVGFDVDLWAAIAKELKLDYTLKPMDFSGIVPALQTKNVDVALAGITITDARKKAIDFSDGYYKSGLLVMVKADNNDVKSVKDLDGKVVAVKSGTGSVDYAKANIKTKDLRQFPNIDNAYMELGTNRADAVLHDTPNILYFIKTAGNGKFKAVGDSLEAQQYGIAFPKGSDDLRTKVNGALKTLRENGTYNEIYKKWFGTEPK from the coding sequence ATGAAGTCTGTATTAAAAGTTTCACTGGCTGCACTTACCCTGGCTTTTGCCATGTCCTCTCACGCTGCAGATAAAAAACTGATTGTCGCGACCGACACCGCGTTCGTCCCGTTTGAATTCAAACAGGGCGACCAGTACGTTGGTTTTGACGTGGATCTGTGGGCGGCTATCGCGAAGGAACTGAAACTGGACTACACCCTGAAGCCTATGGACTTCAGCGGCATTGTCCCGGCACTGCAAACCAAAAACGTTGACGTGGCGCTGGCGGGTATCACTATTACCGACGCACGTAAAAAAGCGATCGACTTCTCCGATGGCTACTACAAAAGCGGCCTGCTGGTGATGGTGAAAGCGGACAACAACGACGTAAAAAGCGTGAAAGATCTCGACGGTAAAGTGGTTGCAGTGAAAAGCGGCACCGGCTCTGTTGATTACGCCAAAGCAAACATCAAAACCAAAGACCTGCGTCAGTTCCCGAACATCGATAACGCTTACATGGAACTGGGCACCAACCGCGCTGACGCGGTACTGCACGACACACCAAACATCCTGTACTTCATCAAAACCGCGGGCAACGGCAAGTTCAAAGCCGTGGGCGACTCTTTAGAAGCGCAGCAGTACGGTATCGCCTTCCCGAAAGGCAGCGACGATCTGCGTACCAAAGTGAACGGCGCGCTGAAAACCCTGCGTGAGAACGGCACGTACAACGAAATCTACAAAAAATGGTTCGGCACTGAGCCAAAATAA
- the rlmF gene encoding 23S rRNA (adenine(1618)-N(6))-methyltransferase RlmF, producing MTAQKPGLHPRNRHRSRYDMNALCQSCPQLQEFIVQTPAGEPSVNFADPLAVKALNKALLAHFYGVAHWDIPEGFLCPPVPGRADYIHHLADLLAESNGGEIPKQATVLDIGTGANLIYPLIGAHEYGWRFTGSETGPEAFASAQAIINGNEGLTRAIRLRRQKDASLIFNGIIHKNENYDATMCNPPFHDSAATARAGSERKRRNLGQAEDGALNFGGQQHELWCEGGEVAFIEKMIAESQQFGRQVKWFTTLVSRGDNLPPLYRALTNVGAVKVVKKEMAQGQKQSRFIAWSFMDDAKRRRPF from the coding sequence ATGACTGCCCAAAAGCCGGGATTACACCCGCGTAACCGCCACCGTAGCCGCTACGACATGAATGCCCTGTGTCAAAGCTGCCCGCAACTGCAGGAATTTATCGTGCAGACCCCCGCGGGTGAACCCTCAGTTAATTTTGCCGATCCACTGGCGGTAAAAGCGCTGAACAAGGCGCTTTTGGCCCATTTTTATGGCGTGGCGCACTGGGACATTCCGGAAGGTTTTCTCTGTCCACCGGTGCCGGGGCGTGCGGATTATATCCACCATCTGGCTGATTTACTGGCAGAAAGTAATGGCGGAGAGATCCCGAAACAGGCCACGGTGCTGGATATCGGCACCGGCGCGAACCTGATTTATCCCCTGATTGGCGCACATGAATATGGCTGGCGCTTTACCGGCAGTGAAACGGGCCCGGAAGCTTTCGCCAGTGCGCAGGCGATTATCAACGGCAACGAGGGGTTAACCCGCGCCATCCGTTTACGTCGTCAGAAAGATGCCTCCCTGATTTTCAACGGCATCATTCATAAGAATGAAAACTACGATGCCACAATGTGCAATCCGCCGTTCCATGATTCGGCAGCCACTGCCCGCGCGGGTAGCGAGCGTAAACGCCGCAACCTGGGTCAGGCAGAAGATGGCGCGCTCAACTTTGGCGGCCAGCAGCACGAACTGTGGTGCGAAGGCGGCGAAGTGGCTTTCATCGAGAAGATGATCGCCGAAAGCCAGCAGTTTGGCCGTCAGGTGAAGTGGTTTACGACCCTGGTCTCTCGAGGAGATAATTTGCCGCCTCTTTACCGCGCACTGACGAATGTCGGCGCAGTGAAAGTGGTGAAAAAGGAGATGGCCCAGGGGCAGAAACAGAGCCGCTTTATCGCGTGGTCCTTTATGGATGATGCGAAACGCCGCCGTCCGTTCTGA
- the ybiO gene encoding mechanosensitive channel protein: MPWILLLLLCLFGAPAQAVTIPGVTTSTSSSQPPATAPEPDVEQKKAAYGALADVLENDTSRKELIDQLRTVAKTPPQEPVPSITPPEVTSDKTVLENVTDVSRHYGEALSARFAQLYRNLIGSPHKAFNPQTFGNAASHFLMLAGAIFAFYWLARLCAWPLYRKMGEWGRRKNREKSSWLHLPLMIAGAFVIDLLLLALTLFVGQLLSDNLNAGSKTIAFQQSLFLNAFALIEFFKALLRLIFSPRVPDLRPFSVNDQGAKYWALRLSILSGLIGYGLLVAVPIISNQVNVQIGALANVLIMLCITVWALYLIFHNKKAITAGLLHLADRSLSFFSLFIRAFALVWHWLASAYFIVLCFFSLFDPGNSLKFMMGATFHSLAIIGIAAFVSGLLSRWISKTITLSPQVQRNYPELQKRVNGWISASLKVARILTVCIAIMLLLSAWSLFDFWNWMHNGAGEKTVDILIRIALILFFSAIGWTLLASLIENRLVSDIHGRPLPSARARTLLTLFRNALAVIISTITIMIVLSEIGVNIAPLLAGAGALGLAISFGSQTLVKDIITGIFIQFENGMNTGDLVTIGPLTGTVERMSIRSVGVRQDTGAYHIIPWSSITTFANFVRGIGSVVANYDVDRHEDADKAKQALRAAVEELMEMEDIRGLVIGEPSFAGIVGLTNTAFTLRVSFTTQPLKQWTVRFALDSMVKKHFDLADVRPPVQTYQVLPAPGSPPPPLEPTL; this comes from the coding sequence GTGCCGTGGATCCTGCTGCTTTTGCTTTGCCTGTTCGGTGCGCCCGCCCAGGCAGTCACCATCCCTGGCGTCACCACCAGCACGTCCTCCTCTCAGCCGCCAGCCACCGCGCCGGAACCTGACGTTGAGCAAAAGAAAGCGGCCTATGGCGCGCTGGCGGATGTGCTGGAGAATGATACCTCGCGCAAAGAGCTGATCGATCAGCTACGAACCGTAGCCAAAACACCGCCGCAGGAGCCGGTCCCGAGTATTACGCCGCCGGAAGTGACCAGCGACAAAACCGTGCTAGAGAACGTCACGGACGTCAGCCGCCACTACGGCGAAGCCCTCTCCGCCCGCTTCGCGCAGCTCTACCGCAATCTGATTGGCTCCCCGCACAAAGCCTTTAATCCGCAAACCTTCGGCAATGCCGCCAGCCACTTCCTGATGCTGGCCGGGGCGATCTTCGCTTTTTACTGGCTGGCGCGGCTGTGTGCCTGGCCGCTGTATCGCAAGATGGGGGAGTGGGGGCGCAGAAAAAATCGGGAAAAAAGCAGCTGGCTGCATCTGCCGCTGATGATTGCAGGCGCCTTTGTGATTGATTTACTCCTGCTGGCGCTGACGCTGTTTGTCGGTCAGCTCCTGAGCGACAACCTGAACGCCGGAAGTAAAACTATCGCCTTCCAGCAAAGCCTGTTCCTCAACGCCTTCGCGCTGATCGAGTTTTTCAAAGCCCTTTTACGTCTGATCTTCAGCCCACGCGTGCCGGATTTGCGTCCGTTTTCGGTTAATGATCAGGGCGCAAAATACTGGGCGCTGCGCCTCAGCATTTTGAGTGGATTGATTGGCTACGGCCTGCTGGTCGCTGTACCGATTATCTCGAATCAGGTCAACGTGCAGATCGGCGCACTCGCCAACGTGCTGATTATGCTCTGTATTACCGTCTGGGCGCTGTATCTGATTTTCCACAATAAGAAAGCCATCACCGCCGGGCTGCTGCATTTGGCCGACCGCTCCCTTTCCTTCTTTAGTTTGTTTATCCGCGCCTTCGCGCTGGTCTGGCACTGGCTCGCCAGCGCCTATTTTATCGTGCTGTGCTTCTTCTCCCTGTTCGATCCGGGTAACAGCCTGAAGTTTATGATGGGCGCCACTTTCCACAGTCTGGCGATCATTGGGATCGCGGCTTTTGTCTCCGGCCTGCTGTCGCGCTGGATTTCAAAAACCATCACCCTCTCGCCGCAGGTGCAACGCAATTATCCCGAGCTGCAAAAACGGGTGAACGGCTGGATCTCCGCCTCGCTGAAAGTGGCGCGCATCCTGACCGTTTGCATCGCCATCATGCTACTCCTCAGCGCCTGGAGCTTGTTTGATTTCTGGAACTGGATGCACAACGGCGCAGGCGAGAAGACGGTGGATATTCTGATCCGTATCGCGCTGATCCTCTTCTTCTCGGCAATCGGCTGGACGCTGCTCGCCAGCCTGATCGAAAACCGCCTGGTCTCCGATATTCACGGACGCCCGCTCCCCAGCGCTCGCGCCCGCACGCTGTTAACCCTGTTCCGCAACGCGCTGGCAGTCATCATCAGCACCATCACCATCATGATTGTACTCTCGGAAATCGGCGTGAATATCGCCCCGCTGCTGGCGGGCGCCGGTGCCCTGGGTCTGGCCATCTCCTTCGGGTCGCAAACCCTGGTGAAAGATATTATTACCGGGATCTTTATCCAGTTTGAGAACGGGATGAATACGGGCGATCTGGTGACGATTGGGCCATTAACCGGCACGGTCGAACGAATGTCGATTCGGTCGGTCGGCGTGCGCCAGGATACGGGCGCGTACCACATCATCCCGTGGTCATCGATTACGACCTTTGCGAACTTTGTGCGCGGGATTGGTTCAGTAGTGGCGAATTATGACGTGGATCGTCATGAGGATGCGGATAAAGCGAAACAGGCGCTGAGAGCGGCGGTTGAGGAGCTTATGGAGATGGAGGATATTCGCGGGCTGGTGATAGGCGAACCGTCGTTTGCCGGGATTGTCGGGCTGACGAATACCGCCTTTACCCTGCGCGTGTCGTTCACCACACAGCCGCTTAAGCAGTGGACGGTACGGTTTGCGCTCGACAGCATGGTGAAAAAACATTTCGATCTCGCCGATGTACGGCCGCCGGTGCAAACCTACCAGGTACTGCCTGCGCCGGGGTCACCGCCGCCGCCGCTAGAGCCCACCCTGTAG
- the glnQ gene encoding glutamine ABC transporter ATP-binding protein GlnQ, with product MIEFKNVSKHFGPTQVLHNIDLDIKQGEVVVIIGPSGSGKSTLLRCINKLEEITSGDLIVDGLKVNDPKVDERLIRQEAGMVFQQFYLFPHLTALENVMFGPLRVRGANKAAAEKLAKELLAKVGLAERSHHYPSELSGGQQQRVAIARALAVKPKMMLFDEPTSALDPELRHEVLKVMQDLAEEGMTMVIVTHEIGFAEKVASRLIFIDKGRIAEDGNPQELIANPPSQRLQEFLQHVS from the coding sequence GTGATTGAATTTAAAAACGTCTCCAAGCACTTCGGTCCAACCCAGGTGCTGCACAATATCGATCTGGATATCAAACAGGGCGAAGTGGTCGTGATTATCGGGCCGTCAGGCTCGGGTAAATCAACCCTGCTGCGCTGCATCAACAAGCTCGAAGAGATCACCAGCGGCGATCTGATCGTCGACGGCCTGAAGGTCAACGACCCGAAAGTGGACGAGCGCCTGATTCGTCAGGAAGCGGGCATGGTGTTCCAGCAGTTTTATCTCTTCCCGCACCTGACGGCGCTGGAAAACGTGATGTTCGGTCCTCTGCGCGTGCGCGGAGCCAACAAAGCGGCGGCTGAGAAGCTGGCCAAAGAGCTGCTGGCGAAAGTCGGCCTTGCCGAGCGTTCTCATCACTATCCGTCTGAGCTGTCCGGTGGCCAGCAGCAGCGTGTAGCTATCGCCCGTGCGCTGGCCGTGAAACCGAAAATGATGCTGTTCGATGAGCCGACCTCCGCGCTCGACCCGGAACTGCGCCACGAAGTATTAAAGGTTATGCAGGACCTGGCGGAAGAAGGGATGACAATGGTCATCGTGACCCACGAAATCGGTTTTGCCGAGAAAGTGGCCTCCCGACTGATCTTCATCGACAAAGGGCGTATTGCGGAAGATGGTAATCCGCAGGAGCTGATTGCGAACCCACCAAGCCAGCGCTTGCAGGAGTTCTTGCAGCACGTCTCCTGA